The Papaver somniferum cultivar HN1 chromosome 3, ASM357369v1, whole genome shotgun sequence genome includes a region encoding these proteins:
- the LOC113361478 gene encoding protease Do-like 9, protein MQNWFTSGFPTLRVEWQTMENPDLRMSMGMTSNQNCILVSRIAPASPEFHVLKPYDVIHNFDGIAIPNDGTVLFTHGERIGFSHLVSQKYTGDNVTVKVLRDSKIIEVDIKLATRKQLILVNIKAPSYYIVGFVFTAVSLPFLNGHTILSITYL, encoded by the exons ATGCAAAATTGGTTCACGTCAGGTTTCCCAACTCTTAGGGTTGAGTGGCAGACTATGGAAAATCCTGATTTGCGCATGTCAATGGGAATGACTTCTAATCAGAACTGTATCCTTGTTTCAAGAATTGCTCCTGCATCACCAGAATTTCATGTTCTGAAGCCATATGATGTTATCCACAACTTCGATGGAATTGCTATTCCCAATGATGGAACAG TTCTCTTTACACATGGAGAACGTATCGGTTTCAGTCATCTTGTTTCTCAAAAATACACCGGGGATAACGTCACTGTTAAGGTTCTCCGGGATTCAAAGATCATCGAAGTCGATATTAAATTGGCTACTCGCAAACAACTCATCCTAGTAAACATCAAAGCTCCTTCATATTAcattgttggctttgtttttacGGCTGTATCCCTTCCGTTTCTCAATGGCCAT ACAATATTGAGCATAACGTATCTATGA